The sequence below is a genomic window from Microcebus murinus isolate Inina chromosome 4, M.murinus_Inina_mat1.0, whole genome shotgun sequence.
TTCTCATATGAGGGGATGTCAAAAAGTTGATGGGATGTCAAAAAGTTGATAggatggaattaaaagataaaaataaacactagaaactttatttctcaacataagctccagCAAGTTCAAGGTATCTCTGTAAgtgatgataccagccatttagttcATCCTTAAAGAACAGAGGGTCCTGAGAATTTAACCATAACACTGCTGTCTCTTTTacttattaactgaagaaaaacagATGCCCTTTGCAGATCTTTtaagatttggaaacaaaaaaaagtcagaagGAGCCTAATCAGGATTATAAAGTGGATACCTAATGATTTCTCATGGAAACTCTAGAAAAATTGACCTTGTTTgggcaattttaaaaaaaattattttttaatttatttcagcatactgtgggggtacaaatattgaggttatgtatattatccatgcccccccacctccctcgagtcagagcttcaagtgtgtccatcccccagttggtgcacatcacactcattatgtatatatatatatatatatacccatcccctcccccccaccatctgatagatgttattcctatgtgtccacttagatgttgatcagttaataccaatttgctggtgagtacatgtggtgcttatttttccattcttgggatacttcacttaatagaatgggttccagctctatccagggaaatacaagaggtgctatatcaacattgtttcttatagctgaatagtactccatggtatacataccacattttattaatccactcatgtattgatgggcacttcagttgtttccacatctttgcaattgtgaattgtgctgctataaacatttgagtgcaggtgtctttttcatagagtgacttttgttcttttaggtagatgtgTTTGGGCAAtttttgatgagaggaatgagcagaGTATTGTTGTGatggagaaggactctctggtgaagctttcctgAGCATTTTTGTtctaaagctttggctaactttttgaaaaaactctcataataagcagatgttatcattctttgATCCTTCAGAAAGTTAACAAACAAAATGTCTGGAGCATCCAAAAATACTGTTGCCCTGACCTTTGCTCTGGGCCAAtctgcttttgctttgactggacacGCCCCCTTCTTGGTAGCCTTTGCTTTGATTGTGTTTTGTCTATAGGATTGTACAGGTAAAACCATGTTACAAGTCTTGGAAGAAATGCTTTGGGATCTCAATCCtgcttgtttaaaatttccattgaccTTCTGCTGCTCCTGGTGGTGCTTGTGTGCTCGTTCGGTGTGGACCTGGTACCTCTTTTGTGAAGCGGCAGCTGAGGAGTCTCCAGCACTCGCCATGGCCAACGAAAAGCCTAAGGAAGGAGTCAAGACTGAGAACAACGATCACATTAATTTGAAGGTGGTGGGACAGGATGGCTCTGTGGTGCAGTTTAAGATTAAGAGGCACACACCACTTAGTAAACTAATGAAAGCTTATTGTGAACGAC
It includes:
- the LOC105885152 gene encoding small ubiquitin-related modifier 2-like, whose translation is MANEKPKEGVKTENNDHINLKVVGQDGSVVQFKIKRHTPLSKLMKAYCERQGLSMRQIRFRFAGQPINETDTPAQLEMEDEDTIDVFQQEIGDVY